A section of the Longimicrobiaceae bacterium genome encodes:
- a CDS encoding methyltransferase domain-containing protein translates to MLDLVRLSRDVVFPPGGEELYRKIALLTELRPGQEVFDAACGRGVSTLFLAGTYGVDATGVDADAHLTAQAEQRARAAELDGRVSFQTAAPDDLPFRDGIFDVAVGEIGLAALADPARAVRELVRVTKPLGSVVLVQLIWTGNVDPHRREILVRHLGARPMILVEWKQLLRDAGVVDLRVEDWSDKPSPFRPTAGAGGPFPDFSEIFTLRERLGILWRALKRWGWRGVRGAVIREREVHRLLTRERALGLSLIVGTKWPGAEP, encoded by the coding sequence ATGCTGGACCTTGTGCGGCTCAGCCGCGACGTGGTGTTCCCCCCCGGCGGCGAGGAGCTGTACCGAAAGATCGCGCTGCTCACCGAGCTGCGCCCCGGCCAGGAGGTGTTCGACGCGGCGTGCGGACGCGGCGTCTCCACGCTCTTCCTAGCGGGCACGTACGGCGTGGACGCGACCGGGGTGGACGCCGACGCGCACCTCACCGCCCAGGCGGAGCAGCGCGCCCGCGCGGCGGAGCTGGACGGCCGCGTCAGCTTCCAGACCGCGGCGCCCGACGACCTGCCCTTCCGCGACGGCATCTTCGACGTGGCCGTGGGCGAGATCGGGCTTGCGGCGCTGGCCGACCCGGCGCGAGCGGTGCGCGAGCTGGTGCGCGTCACCAAGCCGCTGGGCTCGGTGGTGCTGGTGCAGCTCATCTGGACGGGCAACGTGGACCCGCACCGCCGCGAGATTCTGGTGCGGCACCTGGGCGCCCGGCCCATGATCCTGGTGGAGTGGAAGCAGCTGCTGCGCGACGCCGGCGTGGTGGACCTGCGCGTGGAGGACTGGTCCGACAAGCCGTCGCCCTTCCGCCCCACGGCGGGCGCGGGCGGCCCCTTCCCGGACTTCTCCGAGATCTTCACGCTACGGGAGCGGCTGGGCATCCTGTGGCGCGCCCTCAAGCGCTGGGGCTGGCGCGGGGTGCGCGGCGCCGTGATCCGCGAGCGCGAGGTGCACCGCCTGCTCACCCGCGAGCGCGCCCTGGGCCTCTCCCTGATCGTGGGCACCAAGTGGCCCGGCGCCGAGCCCTGA